Proteins encoded together in one Impatiens glandulifera chromosome 1, dImpGla2.1, whole genome shotgun sequence window:
- the LOC124938814 gene encoding AT-hook motif nuclear-localized protein 11-like, whose product MCAKEESPTRVMDDSDLSIFKKIVDSSPTQVVDVSDLSMVEKIQDSSPTQVVDVSNLSILEITHDPSPTQVLYWYATIMQKNICLMSATDSILEVTLQQEDNYFATIKYEGLYKIVTLSGLILPIRQNTTDSTIAAKQGGLMVAFEGEDGRCVNSLVSSSLIAYEKVEVLASIYASRPGEYKTWEEMESSESIQHSSPVPSGSSLIFQSISQWVTSTTNPVAERAEVTSNNDDVIMSEQRD is encoded by the exons ATGTGTGCAAAGGAAGAGAGTCCAACTCGAGTGATGGATGATTCTGatttatctatatttaaaaagattgtAGATTCAAGTCCAACTCAAGTGGTGGATGTGTCGGATTTATCTATGGTTGAAAAGATTCAAGATTCAAGTCCAACTCAAGTGGTGGATGTGTCTAATTTATCTATACTCGAAATAACTCATGATCCAAGTCCTACACAAGTGCTATATTGGTATGCTACTATTATGCAGAAAAATATATGTCTTATGTCTGCAACCGACTCAATATTAGAAGTTACACTTCAACAAGAAGACAATTACTTTGCAACAATTAAATATGAG GGtctatataaaattgtaacattATCAGGGTTGATTTTGCCTATTAGGCAAAACACTACCGACTCCACAATAGCGGCCAAACAAGGAGGATTGATGGTTGCATTTGAAGGTGAAGATGGACGTTGTGTAAATAGCTTAGTTTCAAGCTCACTAATAGCCTATGAGAAAGTTGAG gttttagCTAGTATATACGCATCCAGACCTGGTGAATATAAAACATGGGAAGAGATGGAATCAAGCGAGTCCATACAACATTCTTCACCGGTTCCAAGTGGCTCAAGTCTCATTTTTCAATCTATCTCACAATGGGTCACTAGTACGACAAATCCAGTAGCCGAAAGAGCCGAAGTGACTAGCAACAATGATGATGTTATCATGTCGGAGCAAAGAGATTGA